Proteins from a genomic interval of Thermoanaerobacterium thermosaccharolyticum DSM 571:
- a CDS encoding HDIG domain-containing metalloprotein encodes MENALINRDEAYALLKEYNKSESLITHALAVEAVMRHFAELFGEDKEKWGIIGLLHDLDYEMYPNEHCKKVREILEERGWPEEYIHAIESHGWKLCSDVEPVHKMEKVLYTIDELTGLITATALMRPSKSILDLEVKSVKKKWKQKSFAAGVNRDVISEGAELLGMDLDKVIEETIIGMRNVADEIGLKGNL; translated from the coding sequence ATGGAGAATGCTTTAATAAATAGGGATGAAGCATATGCGTTATTAAAGGAGTACAATAAAAGCGAAAGCCTTATTACACATGCATTGGCTGTTGAAGCAGTTATGAGGCATTTTGCTGAGCTATTTGGTGAAGACAAGGAAAAATGGGGCATCATAGGGCTTCTTCACGATCTAGATTATGAGATGTATCCAAATGAGCACTGTAAAAAGGTAAGAGAAATATTGGAGGAACGTGGATGGCCTGAAGAGTACATTCATGCAATAGAAAGCCATGGGTGGAAGCTGTGCTCAGATGTAGAACCAGTACATAAAATGGAAAAGGTTTTGTACACAATCGATGAGCTGACTGGACTTATTACAGCTACAGCGCTTATGCGCCCCAGCAAAAGCATACTTGATTTAGAGGTTAAATCTGTAAAGAAAAAGTGGAAGCAGAAAAGTTTTGCAGCAGGAGTAAATAGAGATGTTATATCAGAAGGTGCAGAGTTATTGGGTATGGATTTAGATAAAGTGATAGAAGAAACTATCATAGGCATGAGAAATGTGGCAGATGAGATAGGTTTAAAAGGCAATCTATGA
- a CDS encoding Rossmann-like and DUF2520 domain-containing protein produces MKIGFIGAGKVGTSLGILLSNSSIKVSGYLSRNLSSSLKASSLTNSNAFLKYEDIINESEVIIISTNDDSIYHVVEETLKYKNLINNKIFAHLSGSISIDVLTPLKEYGHTMVLHPVQTCPSIESAVSLLPESYFTVEGDDIAVDAGINIVKAIGAKPIVIDGVNKPLYHASCVVASNYLVTLIKAANELLKASDFPIEKYPDMLLPLIRGTLKNIDESGCDASLSGPIARYDIDTIKKHIENIKDDEILKLYKVMGLATIKFFKNPGDAKMTELEEIFNE; encoded by the coding sequence TTGAAAATCGGTTTCATTGGAGCAGGTAAGGTTGGCACAAGCCTCGGCATTTTATTGTCAAATTCTTCAATAAAAGTCTCAGGATATTTAAGCCGTAATCTTAGTTCTTCACTCAAAGCATCATCTTTGACAAATTCCAATGCTTTCTTAAAATACGAAGACATCATTAATGAGTCAGAAGTGATCATAATAAGTACAAACGATGACAGCATATACCATGTCGTTGAAGAAACCTTGAAGTACAAAAATTTAATAAATAATAAAATCTTCGCACACTTGAGCGGCTCAATTTCTATTGATGTACTAACACCATTAAAGGAATATGGACACACAATGGTTTTACATCCTGTACAGACATGTCCGTCAATAGAATCCGCAGTCTCTCTGCTTCCTGAAAGTTATTTTACTGTTGAAGGCGACGACATTGCTGTAGATGCCGGAATAAATATAGTCAAAGCGATAGGGGCAAAGCCAATAGTGATTGATGGTGTAAACAAACCTCTATATCATGCATCATGTGTTGTGGCATCAAATTACCTTGTGACATTAATAAAAGCTGCCAATGAACTGCTAAAAGCTTCTGATTTTCCAATAGAAAAGTATCCAGATATGCTTTTGCCGTTGATACGCGGAACTTTGAAAAACATAGATGAAAGCGGATGTGACGCATCACTATCTGGTCCCATTGCTAGATACGACATAGATACGATAAAAAAACATATAGAAAATATAAAAGACGATGAAATCTTAAAACTTTACAAAGTTATGGGGTTAGCCACAATAAAATTTTTCAAAAATCCAGGTGATGCAAAAATGACTGAATTGGAGGAGATATTTAATGAATGA
- the nagA gene encoding N-acetylglucosamine-6-phosphate deacetylase, which translates to MSTLIINGRLLLDNNIVDGKDLLIEDNKIAAIGKGLSGDNVIDADGNYVSPGFIDIHIHGSAGFDTMDGTFDAINAISKSIAKRGTTSFLPTTMTEDKNKIKNAIKNVYENKNRVEGAEILGIHMEGPFINPKQKGAQDEKFILKPTIDNFFELGGDYIDIVKLVTIAPEIDGSLELIKFLKEKGIIVSVGHTDSTYDEVVAGFKAGITHATHVFNAMRGFHHREVGTLGAIFDLDISAELIADGIHSVFPAIRTLLKLKGKDNTNLITDAMMAANLSDGVYQLGGQDVYVKSGAARLKSGVLAGSTLTLDKAVKNILTNTDLSLYESVALASYNSAKVIGVQDRKGLIKEGYDADIIIFDDDIDIKKTIVGGKIVYEKK; encoded by the coding sequence ATGAGCACATTAATTATTAATGGAAGGTTACTCCTTGACAACAATATCGTAGATGGCAAAGACTTATTAATTGAAGATAATAAAATTGCTGCAATAGGAAAAGGACTTTCTGGCGACAATGTAATTGATGCAGATGGCAATTACGTATCACCTGGATTCATAGACATACATATCCATGGATCTGCAGGCTTTGATACGATGGATGGAACTTTTGATGCAATAAACGCTATCTCAAAGTCTATTGCAAAGCGCGGTACTACGTCATTTTTACCTACTACAATGACAGAAGATAAAAACAAAATAAAAAATGCCATTAAAAATGTATATGAAAATAAAAATCGTGTTGAAGGCGCCGAAATTTTAGGTATTCACATGGAAGGACCTTTCATAAACCCGAAGCAAAAGGGCGCACAGGATGAAAAATTCATACTTAAACCTACAATAGATAATTTCTTTGAACTAGGGGGCGACTATATAGATATAGTCAAACTTGTTACAATTGCACCAGAAATAGATGGCTCACTGGAGCTAATAAAGTTCTTAAAAGAAAAAGGCATAATTGTGTCAGTTGGGCATACCGATTCTACTTATGATGAAGTAGTTGCCGGGTTTAAAGCAGGCATAACTCATGCGACACACGTCTTTAACGCAATGAGAGGTTTCCATCATCGTGAAGTAGGAACTTTAGGAGCGATCTTCGACCTTGATATAAGCGCCGAATTAATCGCAGACGGCATACATTCTGTATTCCCAGCCATAAGGACACTTTTGAAGCTAAAAGGCAAAGACAACACAAATCTCATAACAGATGCAATGATGGCTGCAAATTTAAGCGATGGAGTATATCAGTTGGGTGGTCAGGACGTCTATGTAAAGAGCGGCGCTGCCAGATTAAAAAGCGGTGTTCTTGCAGGAAGCACACTTACATTAGATAAAGCTGTAAAAAATATTTTAACAAATACTGATTTATCACTTTACGAATCAGTTGCACTTGCATCATATAACAGTGCAAAAGTCATAGGAGTACAGGACAGAAAAGGCCTTATAAAAGAAGGATATGATGCGGATATAATAATTTTTGATGATGATATAGACATTAAAAAGACCATCGTTGGCGGAAAAATAGTTTATGAAAAAAAATAG
- the panC gene encoding pantoate--beta-alanine ligase → MIVVKKISDVREAIKAQKAQGKTIGLVPTMGYLHEGHLSLVKKARENSDFVCASVFVNPIQFGPNEDYNKYPRDIERDIKLLEENGCDLVFIPSVEEMYPNERLTTVSVIKITNKLCGAYRPGHFDGVCTVVTKLFNIFTPDIAVFGQKDAQQVAVIKKMVEDLNIPVKIIASPIVRDKDGLALSSRNVYLSDDERHAALILNKSLKEAEKILKSGERNAENIISRVKNILESEPLCKIQYVSCVHPDTLEDLTAINDKALIAIACYIGNTRLIDNLLWSVDV, encoded by the coding sequence ATGATAGTCGTTAAAAAGATAAGCGATGTAAGAGAAGCCATAAAAGCTCAAAAAGCACAAGGTAAGACAATCGGTCTTGTTCCAACTATGGGATACCTCCATGAAGGGCATCTTTCGCTTGTAAAAAAAGCCAGGGAAAATTCTGACTTCGTTTGTGCCAGCGTATTTGTAAACCCAATCCAGTTTGGTCCAAATGAAGATTATAATAAATATCCAAGAGACATTGAAAGAGATATTAAGCTTTTAGAAGAGAATGGCTGTGACCTCGTCTTTATACCATCAGTTGAAGAGATGTATCCAAATGAGAGGCTTACTACAGTAAGTGTAATTAAAATCACAAATAAACTGTGCGGCGCATACAGACCAGGGCATTTTGATGGTGTATGCACAGTAGTTACAAAGCTTTTTAACATCTTTACACCAGACATTGCAGTCTTTGGTCAAAAAGATGCACAGCAGGTAGCAGTAATCAAAAAAATGGTAGAGGATTTAAATATCCCAGTTAAAATAATTGCTTCACCTATTGTCAGAGATAAAGATGGATTAGCCCTAAGTTCAAGAAATGTGTACTTAAGCGATGATGAAAGACATGCTGCATTAATTTTAAACAAATCGTTAAAAGAAGCTGAAAAGATTCTTAAAAGCGGCGAAAGAAATGCAGAAAACATAATAAGTCGCGTCAAGAATATTTTAGAAAGTGAGCCACTCTGTAAAATTCAATACGTATCATGTGTTCATCCAGATACACTTGAAGATTTAACGGCAATAAACGATAAAGCATTGATTGCTATTGCATGTTATATAGGAAATACAAGATTGATTGATAATCTATTATGGAGCGTGGATGTATAA
- a CDS encoding DUF6612 family protein — MKKFITIFLVVMLVAAIPVFGLAAQTSSSYMTRQEFVSDLVKGYGIDLSGQDISQYVKNNHILEGDGKGNLMLSEPITYEQIATILSRFYGLSMIDAHQVEGSEYVYALEEGLIPQDVPLNRKVTVDEGQQILSKIFDNYSKVKDMIDDTKNTTVKSGSLNGNMKINVGFNNDVALPFDTVSAQVYADFNLDQGIHEVISMTIPNAGSMNVEEYMMGDKVYVKSPDGQWSYMSVPGMSNITNLEKLQQQNNLFSKDVLYRYAGTSYLNGKTVNVVYAYTKITDMSKVDDLIKALGLGNILNGMTYSDLVDGVYEKCVYYIDANTNQVNQLDMILKIAYKQGAKVGGVEMPLKWEMVSGSMVYSNVNENVNVVLPDDAKNAKELTVPAQN, encoded by the coding sequence TTGAAAAAGTTTATTACTATCTTTTTAGTAGTTATGTTGGTTGCAGCCATACCAGTATTTGGCTTAGCAGCACAGACATCGTCATCATACATGACAAGACAAGAGTTTGTAAGTGATCTTGTAAAAGGATATGGAATTGATTTATCTGGACAAGATATTTCACAGTACGTGAAAAACAATCATATATTAGAAGGTGATGGAAAAGGAAATTTGATGCTTTCAGAACCTATTACGTATGAACAGATAGCGACGATATTAAGCAGATTTTATGGGCTGTCTATGATCGACGCACATCAGGTAGAAGGGTCTGAATACGTCTATGCCTTAGAAGAAGGTTTGATTCCTCAAGATGTTCCGCTGAATAGGAAGGTTACGGTGGATGAAGGGCAGCAGATATTGTCAAAGATATTCGACAATTACAGCAAAGTCAAAGATATGATAGATGATACTAAGAATACAACGGTTAAAAGTGGTAGCTTAAATGGCAATATGAAAATTAATGTTGGTTTTAACAATGATGTAGCATTGCCATTTGACACAGTTTCTGCGCAGGTATACGCTGATTTCAATTTAGATCAGGGGATCCATGAAGTAATAAGCATGACTATTCCAAATGCAGGTTCGATGAACGTAGAAGAGTACATGATGGGCGACAAGGTTTATGTAAAATCACCGGATGGTCAGTGGAGTTATATGAGTGTTCCCGGCATGTCTAACATCACGAACTTGGAGAAATTGCAGCAACAAAATAATCTCTTCAGCAAAGACGTACTTTATAGGTATGCAGGAACAAGCTATTTAAACGGCAAAACAGTAAATGTAGTATATGCATACACTAAAATTACAGATATGTCAAAAGTCGATGATTTGATAAAAGCTCTTGGGCTTGGAAACATCTTAAATGGTATGACCTACAGCGATTTAGTTGATGGGGTGTATGAAAAATGTGTCTATTATATAGACGCAAATACAAATCAGGTGAATCAGCTTGATATGATTTTAAAAATCGCTTATAAGCAAGGAGCGAAGGTCGGAGGAGTCGAGATGCCATTGAAATGGGAAATGGTCAGTGGCTCTATGGTTTACTCAAATGTTAATGAAAATGTCAATGTGGTGTTGCCTGACGATGCTAAAAACGCCAAAGAATTGACAGTTCCAGCACAAAATTAA
- a CDS encoding DUF4363 family protein: MKYVVPLIVTITMLIIFVDITSYNYLYVSSSSIEKKLEAIEKDIESEKWSSAKSYVNDLEKTWGKVNSKWAILIEHREIDDIDMSLSKLKSFIDSKNKDLSLAELKTLKELYSHIPSNEKLTLENIL; encoded by the coding sequence ATGAAATATGTAGTTCCTTTGATTGTAACAATAACAATGCTGATAATATTTGTCGATATAACTTCTTACAATTACTTATATGTTTCATCTAGCAGTATAGAAAAAAAGCTTGAAGCCATAGAGAAAGATATAGAAAGTGAAAAATGGAGCAGTGCTAAATCATATGTCAATGATTTAGAAAAAACGTGGGGCAAAGTAAACAGCAAATGGGCAATTTTAATTGAACACAGAGAAATTGATGACATAGACATGAGCTTATCAAAGCTTAAAAGCTTCATTGACTCCAAAAATAAAGACTTAAGTCTTGCAGAACTAAAAACTCTAAAAGAATTGTACAGTCATATACCGTCAAATGAAAAACTTACCCTTGAAAACATACTATAA
- the panB gene encoding 3-methyl-2-oxobutanoate hydroxymethyltransferase, whose translation MNDKVTVSTLRKYKSEGKKITALTAYDFPTAKILDECGVDMILVGDSLGMAVLGYESTIPVTMDDMVHHTKAVTKAATRAFIIADMPFMSYNISKEDALKNAARLMAEGGAQSVKLEGGIEVADTVKSIVNAGIPVVGHLGLTPQSVNQLGGYKVQGKDDKKASKLRSDAKSLEDAGICALVLECIPMDLAKEITESISVPTIGIGAGPYCDGQILVLHDMMGLTQGHKPKFVKQYANIDKIIRNSVNNYISDVRNSLFPTEEYSFTSRKSDAK comes from the coding sequence ATGAATGATAAAGTTACTGTTTCTACTTTGAGAAAATATAAATCAGAGGGCAAGAAAATAACTGCTTTGACAGCATATGATTTCCCGACTGCAAAAATACTAGACGAATGTGGCGTCGATATGATATTGGTAGGTGATTCCCTCGGTATGGCAGTATTAGGCTATGAAAGCACGATACCTGTTACAATGGATGATATGGTTCATCACACAAAGGCTGTTACAAAAGCAGCGACAAGAGCTTTTATCATAGCTGATATGCCTTTTATGTCATACAACATCTCTAAAGAAGATGCACTAAAGAATGCGGCAAGGCTTATGGCTGAAGGCGGTGCGCAATCTGTAAAATTGGAAGGAGGTATTGAAGTAGCTGACACAGTAAAATCTATCGTAAATGCTGGCATACCTGTAGTAGGACACTTGGGCCTTACACCTCAATCTGTAAATCAATTGGGAGGTTACAAGGTTCAAGGCAAAGACGATAAAAAGGCATCAAAATTGAGAAGTGATGCAAAATCTCTTGAGGATGCCGGTATTTGCGCTCTTGTACTGGAATGCATTCCAATGGATTTGGCAAAAGAAATTACTGAATCTATCTCAGTCCCTACAATCGGGATTGGAGCAGGTCCTTATTGCGATGGTCAGATACTTGTCCTTCACGATATGATGGGGCTGACGCAAGGTCATAAGCCAAAATTTGTGAAGCAGTACGCCAATATTGATAAAATAATCAGGAATTCTGTCAACAATTATATTTCTGATGTACGGAATAGCCTATTCCCTACTGAAGAATACTCATTTACTTCAAGAAAGAGTGATGCAAAATGA
- a CDS encoding LacI family DNA-binding transcriptional regulator, which yields MNATIKDVAREAKVSIATVSRVLNNSAVVTDETKQRVLDAIKKTGYKPNALARSLKIQKTHTIGLIVPDISSPFYPEVVRGIEDIASMYSYNIFLCNTDQKEDKEMNYIEILSEKQVDGIIYMGDIIRESVKQQLHDIGIPIVLAGTEDAESEFPNVNIDNKKASYDAVKYLLSLGHKKIGMISGPFDDPIGGVQRTNGYKEALSEAKIRFKPSLVVEGNFKARQAYLAMLKLLENNVDAVFAASDEMAAAAINAIFDSGFSVPEDIHVIGFDNTYLSYMFRPTITTIQRPAYDIGAVSMRLMTKLLAKEPIDDMHVILPHQLIVRESTGYGEEKK from the coding sequence GTGAATGCTACAATTAAAGATGTAGCTAGAGAAGCAAAAGTTTCTATAGCTACAGTATCCAGGGTTTTAAATAATAGTGCTGTTGTTACTGATGAGACAAAACAAAGAGTATTGGATGCTATAAAAAAGACTGGCTATAAGCCGAATGCTCTCGCTAGAAGTTTAAAGATTCAAAAGACTCATACTATAGGGCTTATCGTACCAGATATATCAAGTCCTTTTTATCCTGAAGTCGTACGAGGGATTGAGGACATTGCTAGCATGTATTCCTACAATATATTTTTATGCAATACAGACCAAAAAGAAGATAAAGAGATGAATTATATAGAGATTTTAAGCGAAAAACAGGTTGATGGTATCATATATATGGGGGACATCATAAGAGAGTCTGTGAAGCAGCAGCTTCATGATATAGGGATACCGATAGTTTTAGCTGGTACAGAAGATGCTGAGTCCGAGTTTCCTAATGTCAATATAGATAATAAAAAAGCTTCATACGATGCCGTCAAGTATTTATTGTCTTTGGGGCACAAAAAAATAGGCATGATATCTGGTCCTTTTGATGATCCTATTGGAGGCGTTCAGAGGACAAATGGATATAAAGAGGCGCTATCAGAGGCAAAAATAAGATTTAAACCTTCTCTTGTAGTAGAGGGTAACTTCAAAGCAAGGCAAGCATACCTTGCGATGCTTAAATTGTTGGAAAACAATGTTGATGCAGTATTTGCTGCTTCAGATGAAATGGCTGCTGCCGCAATAAATGCTATATTTGATTCGGGTTTCAGCGTTCCAGAAGATATTCATGTTATCGGTTTTGACAACACATATCTATCTTATATGTTTAGGCCTACGATAACTACAATTCAAAGGCCAGCATACGATATAGGTGCCGTTAGCATGAGGCTTATGACGAAACTTCTTGCGAAAGAACCAATAGATGACATGCATGTTATTTTGCCTCATCAGCTTATTGTTAGGGAATCTACAGGATATGGTGAAGAAAAAAAATAG
- a CDS encoding DUF421 domain-containing protein: MLIIFFRTLILYFLVVVVMRIMGKQQIGQLQPYELVVAIMIADLVAVPMQNKGIPLLTGIIPILTLLISQLFLSYISMKSLRGREMICGKPTVLIDKGKILTKELQKERYNINDLLEELRVMGYPNIADVEYAILETNGCLSVIPKVDKRPVTPNDLNLTPQYEGLPLPIIIDGKIIHKNMEMANVDMKWLNDQLKMWNVNNIENIILASLDPNNILTVYKKE; encoded by the coding sequence ATGCTTATAATATTTTTTCGCACGCTAATCCTTTATTTTTTGGTAGTAGTTGTCATGAGAATAATGGGAAAACAGCAAATTGGGCAGCTGCAGCCATATGAATTAGTGGTAGCGATAATGATAGCAGATCTAGTTGCCGTACCGATGCAAAACAAAGGCATACCGCTTTTGACTGGTATCATACCTATTTTAACTCTACTTATATCACAGCTTTTTTTGTCGTATATTTCAATGAAAAGCCTTCGTGGTCGGGAAATGATTTGTGGTAAACCTACAGTTTTAATAGATAAAGGTAAAATTTTGACAAAGGAGCTTCAAAAAGAAAGGTACAACATCAATGACCTCTTGGAAGAACTGCGAGTTATGGGCTATCCAAATATTGCTGACGTTGAATACGCAATTTTAGAGACAAATGGCTGTTTAAGCGTAATACCCAAAGTAGACAAAAGACCTGTAACGCCAAATGACTTAAATCTGACGCCTCAATATGAAGGTCTGCCTCTTCCAATCATAATTGACGGAAAAATCATACACAAAAATATGGAAATGGCAAATGTAGATATGAAATGGCTCAACGATCAATTAAAGATGTGGAACGTAAATAACATAGAGAATATAATACTGGCATCCCTTGATCCAAATAACATATTGACGGTATATAAAAAGGAGTGA
- a CDS encoding Cof-type HAD-IIB family hydrolase — translation MCKLFVTDADGSLLDSNNKISEANINAINELRSKGIIYTIATGRMFSSILPYALELKVNAPVICFNGALIKDAYTKKVYYYNPIQSEDAIKAINILKDSGYQVNLYIDDRLVVEEINEKVEWYLSFNRVEVDAVGDLAEYIRKTGKGTAKIYAIGDIKNPAPVEPEVYDELSKIVLVSTSGGGHLEINAKGVSKGNALKTLANMYNIKRDLVAAVGDNLNDLSMIEYAGFGIAMANAPELVKIKADFVTKSNNDDGVAFAINKIFARQQSLAV, via the coding sequence ATGTGTAAATTATTTGTAACAGATGCGGATGGTAGCCTTTTAGATAGCAATAATAAAATATCTGAAGCAAATATTAATGCTATAAACGAGTTAAGATCAAAGGGGATCATTTACACAATTGCCACAGGTAGGATGTTTTCATCAATATTACCATATGCTTTAGAGCTTAAAGTGAATGCACCTGTCATATGTTTCAATGGAGCACTTATAAAAGATGCCTACACTAAAAAAGTGTACTATTATAATCCAATACAGTCTGAGGATGCTATTAAGGCCATCAATATATTAAAGGATAGTGGCTATCAGGTAAATCTCTATATTGATGACAGGTTAGTTGTAGAAGAGATTAACGAAAAAGTAGAATGGTATTTGTCTTTTAATAGGGTCGAAGTAGATGCTGTTGGTGATCTTGCTGAATACATCAGAAAAACTGGCAAAGGCACTGCAAAAATATATGCTATAGGCGACATAAAAAATCCTGCCCCTGTAGAACCTGAGGTTTATGATGAGTTATCAAAAATAGTTTTAGTATCCACATCAGGAGGCGGTCATCTGGAAATAAATGCAAAAGGAGTTAGCAAAGGCAATGCATTAAAGACACTGGCAAATATGTACAATATAAAAAGAGATCTTGTTGCAGCTGTTGGTGATAATCTAAATGATTTATCTATGATAGAATATGCTGGATTTGGCATTGCGATGGCAAATGCACCGGAACTTGTCAAAATAAAGGCAGATTTTGTTACAAAGTCAAATAATGATGATGGTGTTGCTTTTGCGATAAACAAAATTTTTGCAAGGCAACAAAGTTTGGCTGTGTAG
- a CDS encoding response regulator transcription factor encodes MENILIIDDEEMLVKGLRLSLIQEGYSVDYAYDGEEGLEKIKSGNFDLVILDLMLPKIDGLTLCKEVRSFSNIPIIMLTAKGEDVDKIVGIEMGADDYLAKPFNTRELIARIRALFRRTTSPFVKKHDIIKIGDITINIPDKIVQKNGKEIDLTNKEFDLLVLLASNPGKLYSKDKLMDLIWGFDFYGDTNTVNVHIRKLREKIEDDPANPKHIFTKWGSGYYMK; translated from the coding sequence ATGGAAAACATTTTAATTATTGATGATGAAGAGATGCTTGTCAAAGGTTTGAGGTTGTCTCTTATTCAAGAGGGCTATTCCGTTGATTATGCGTATGACGGAGAAGAAGGATTGGAAAAAATCAAAAGTGGCAATTTTGACCTTGTGATACTTGATTTAATGCTGCCTAAAATAGATGGTCTTACTCTCTGCAAGGAAGTAAGGTCATTTTCAAATATACCTATAATAATGCTTACTGCCAAAGGCGAAGATGTAGATAAAATTGTAGGAATAGAGATGGGAGCTGATGATTATCTGGCAAAACCGTTCAATACTAGAGAACTCATAGCCAGAATCAGGGCTTTGTTCAGAAGAACAACATCACCTTTTGTTAAAAAACATGATATCATAAAGATAGGCGATATAACCATCAACATTCCAGACAAGATTGTGCAGAAAAATGGTAAGGAAATCGATCTTACAAATAAAGAATTTGATTTATTAGTTTTACTGGCTTCAAATCCTGGAAAATTGTATTCAAAAGACAAATTGATGGATCTGATATGGGGATTTGACTTTTATGGTGATACAAATACGGTAAATGTCCATATAAGAAAGCTTAGAGAAAAAATAGAGGATGATCCAGCAAATCCAAAACATATTTTTACAAAGTGGGGTTCAGGTTACTACATGAAATAA
- a CDS encoding sensor histidine kinase, with protein sequence MSIRWKIFSVYFIILIISLASTGIYLFNNIYESYLSNERVTNLTQANMIANLVSKFIGVSSYLIEPTIVDYSNQINSRILFTDVKGKVIVDSAGNGEMEGEDINNYSDVKSALKGSGSTSIHYITGSGWTMYSAVPVTIKNEIVGSILLSTSIDDVMNFLYSIKMRMIYTFTAIGSIVSILSLIVAAFITKPLKRLTDATKVISEGKFDYKVEIRGNDEIGKLADAFNDMSTKLMKIDDERKRFVSDASHELKTPLAAIKALVEPLISSDNVDISVYKEFLKDINSEVDRMTRLVNELLVLARIDKIHSIENKTENIGEIAYNVVENLEAIARQKGVSLIFESDKNIFADVDADRFYRMIYNVVENGIKYTPSGGTVKLNLDSDDKNVYITISDTGIGISQETLPKVFERFSRGDTARSQKTGGFGLGLAIVKEIVDLHKGHIDVKSTVGEGTEFYITIPVKNV encoded by the coding sequence TTGAGTATAAGATGGAAGATTTTTTCTGTTTATTTTATTATTCTTATTATTTCACTAGCATCGACAGGTATTTATCTTTTTAATAATATTTATGAAAGCTATCTTTCAAATGAAAGAGTTACTAATTTGACGCAGGCCAACATGATTGCTAATTTGGTTTCAAAATTTATAGGCGTTTCATCGTACTTGATTGAGCCGACTATTGTGGACTATTCCAACCAGATAAATTCAAGGATCCTTTTTACTGATGTAAAAGGAAAGGTAATCGTGGATTCGGCAGGCAATGGAGAAATGGAAGGTGAAGATATAAATAACTACAGCGATGTAAAATCTGCTCTCAAGGGTTCTGGATCTACGAGTATTCATTATATTACAGGTTCTGGCTGGACCATGTATTCGGCAGTTCCTGTGACTATAAAAAACGAAATTGTAGGTAGTATTTTATTGTCTACTTCAATTGATGATGTCATGAATTTTTTGTACTCCATAAAAATGAGGATGATTTACACTTTTACGGCTATAGGTTCTATTGTAAGCATACTAAGCCTAATTGTTGCGGCTTTTATTACAAAGCCTTTAAAAAGGCTTACTGATGCTACTAAAGTAATATCAGAAGGAAAATTTGATTACAAAGTAGAAATACGCGGAAATGATGAGATTGGAAAGCTTGCAGATGCATTTAATGATATGAGTACAAAGCTTATGAAGATTGATGATGAAAGGAAGCGGTTCGTATCAGATGCATCGCATGAATTAAAGACGCCGTTGGCTGCTATAAAGGCCCTTGTTGAACCACTTATATCTAGTGACAATGTGGATATATCTGTTTATAAAGAGTTTTTAAAGGATATAAATTCAGAAGTAGATAGAATGACTAGGCTTGTAAATGAATTGCTGGTCTTAGCTAGAATTGATAAAATTCATTCAATAGAAAACAAAACGGAAAATATTGGTGAGATAGCTTACAATGTTGTAGAAAATCTTGAAGCAATTGCAAGGCAAAAGGGTGTTTCTTTAATATTTGAAAGTGATAAAAATATTTTTGCTGACGTAGATGCAGATAGATTTTACAGAATGATATACAATGTAGTGGAAAATGGCATAAAATATACTCCAAGCGGTGGTACTGTGAAACTAAATCTGGATTCTGATGATAAAAATGTCTACATAACCATATCAGATACAGGAATAGGCATAAGTCAAGAAACACTCCCTAAGGTGTTTGAGAGGTTTTCAAGAGGAGATACTGCAAGATCGCAAAAAACTGGTGGCTTTGGTCTTGGATTGGCTATTGTAAAAGAGATTGTAGACCTTCACAAAGGACATATTGATGTTAAAAGTACTGTTGGGGAAGGTACTGAATTTTACATAACAATACCTGTTAAAAATGTTTAA